From a single Brassica oleracea var. oleracea cultivar TO1000 chromosome C5, BOL, whole genome shotgun sequence genomic region:
- the LOC106343322 gene encoding LOW QUALITY PROTEIN: probable membrane metalloprotease ARASP2, chloroplastic (The sequence of the model RefSeq protein was modified relative to this genomic sequence to represent the inferred CDS: substituted 1 base at 1 genomic stop codon), producing the protein MLLNISSAPISHRIPSFLSKLNNPSKTHLPKSHLSFTFFRNKXNPYDGERISYKPRALAGFDIGSFESVLEASAVLTAIIVVHETGHFLAAHLQGIHVSKFAIGFGPILAKFNSNNVEYSLRAFPLGGFVGFPDNDPNSGIPLDDKNLLKNRPIWDRVVVVSAGIVANVIFAYAIIFAQVVFVGLPVQEAFPGVLVPDVKSSSAGSRDGLLPGDVILAVDGSELSSYGSDSVSKVVDVVKSNPNRSVLLRVQRGKEGFDIMITPDKSFDGTGRIGVQLSPNVRFSKVKPKNVTETFSFVGREFFGLSYNVLDSLKKTFLNFSQTASQVAGPVAIIAVGAEVAKSNADGLYQFAALLNLNLAVINLLPLPALDGGTLALILLEAVRGGRKLPLEVEQGIMSSGILLVIFLGLFLIVKDTLNLDFIREIL; encoded by the coding sequence ATGCTATTAAACATCTCATCCGCTCCAATTTCTCATCGAATACCTAGCTTCCTCTCCAAGCTAAACAACCCATCCAAAACCCACCTCCCAAAATCTCACCTTTCCTTCACTTTCTTCAGAAACAAATGAAACCCATACGATGGTGAAAGGATCAGTTATAAACCACGAGCTCTCGCCGGATTCGATATTGGAAGTTTCGAGTCAGTTCTCGAAGCTTCAGCTGTTCTCACAGCGATCATAGTCGTCCACGAAACAGGTCACTTCTTAGCCGCTCATCTCCAAGGCATCCACGTCAGCAAGTTCGCGATAGGTTTCGGTCCCATCCTAGCTAAGTTCAATTCCAACAACGTGGAATACTCTCTTAGAGCTTTTCCTCTAGGCGGGTTTGTCGGATTCCCTGACAACGATCCAAACAGTGGAATCCCTCTGGACGACAAAAACCTCCTCAAGAACCGACCTATTTGGGACAGAGTGGTTGTGGTCTCAGCTGGAATCGTAGCTAACGTGATCTTCGCTTACGCTATAATCTTTGCTCAAGTTGTCTTCGTTGGCTTACCGGTTCAAGAAGCCTTTCCAGGAGTTCTTGTCCCTGACGTTAAGTCTTCCTCTGCTGGTTCTCGCGATGGATTGCTTCCTGGAGACGTTATCTTAGCCGTTGATGGCAGTGAGCTCTCCAGCTACGGCTCTGACTCCGTTTCCAAGGTTGTTGACGTCGTGAAGAGCAATCCGAATCGCAGTGTGTTGCTAAGGGTCCAGAGAGGTAAAGAAGGTTTCGATATCATGATCACACCTGATAAGAGTTTCGACGGGACAGGGAGAATCGGTGTTCAGCTATCACCGAACGTGAGATTCTCAAAGGTGAAACCGAAGAACGTAACAGAGACTTTTAGTTTCGTCGGTAGAGAGTTCTTTGGTCTCTCTTACAATGTTTTAGACAGTTTGAAAAAGACTTTCCTCAACTTCTCTCAAACCGCTAGCCAAGTCGCTGGTCCGGTTGCCATCATTGCGGTTGGAGCTGAAGTAGCGAAATCAAACGCGGACGGGCTATACCAGTTTGCGGCATTGCTGAATCTAAACCTTGCGGTGATCAACCTGTTGCCGTTACCGGCTCTAGATGGCGGAACATTGGCTTTGATCTTGTTGGAGGCGGTTCGAGGTGGGAGGAAGCTACCGTTAGAGGTTGAACAAGGGATCATGTCGTCTGGAATCTTGCTTGTGATATTTCTTGGTTTGTTTCTCATTGTCAAGGACACGCTTAACCTTGATTTCATCAGAGAAATATTGTAA
- the LOC106343321 gene encoding ATP-dependent helicase rhp16-like, which yields MKIQPGKKAIHPFNEVDNVEEDGDDESSSDGKRLWEIREKEDQKWIDEHETEDGDLDHLNNVITETAEPPPDLIIPLLRYQKEFLAWATKQEQSAVRGGILADEMGMGKTIQAISLVLARREAARALFRETMGLTLVICPLVAVSQWSDEIERCTSPGSAKVLVYHGAKKVKNAEEFKKYDFVLTTYSTLESGYRGCIVSSKTEQTLEEDQIGKVVREKPIFHSIRWNRIILDEAHNIKERRSKTARAVFALEAKYRWALSGTPFQNNIGELYSLVRFLQIRPYSYYLCKDCDCELLDFPTNSRCQCSDNAWRHFCWWNKNFVNMIKGNAERIKRAMIFLKHKILKDILIRRTKLGRSADLALPPRIITLRRDALDIKEFDYYESLYKQSQAQFNTYVEAGTLMTNYAHIFDLLTRLRQAVDHPYLVVYSQSSGANANLNDENKKESECGLCHEPAEDSVVTSCAHVFCKACLIDFSASLGKVSCPTCSKLLTMDLTTNADTEQQAESKTTLKGLRASSIMNQLKLDDFQTSTKIEALREEIRLMVERDRSAKAIVFSQFTSFLELIDYTLGKCGVSCVQLVGTMSKAARDVAINKFREDPDCKVFLMSMKVGVVALNLTVASHVFIMEPWWNPAVERQAQDRIHRIGQYKPIRVMKFIIENTVEERILKLQKKKELLFETTVDGSQRGIGKWTSEDYKFLFTT from the exons ATGAAGATACAACCCGGCAAGAAGGCGATTCATCCTTTCAACGAAG TTGACAACGTTGAGGAAGACGGCGATGACGAATCTTCTTCAGATGGCAAGCGGTTGTGGGAGATCCGGGAAAAAGAAGATCAGAAATGGATCGATGAACATGAGACAGAGGATGGAGATTTGGATCATCTGAATAATGTGATTACTGAAACTGCCGAGCCGCCTCCTGATTTGATTATTCCGCTGTTAAGGTACCAAAAGGAGTTTTTAGCATGGGCAACAAAACAGGAACAATCAGCTGTAAGAGGAGGCATTCTCGCAGACGAGATGGGGATGGGAAAAACCATACAAGCCATCTCTCTTGTTCTTGCCAGACGTGAAGCTGCCAGGGCTCTGTTTAGAGAAACAATGGGGCTCACCCTTGTAATTTGTCCTCTTGTTGCTGTTTCTCAGTGGTCAGATGAGATTGAGCGGTGTACATCCCCGGGAAGCGCCAAGGTCCTTGTATACCATGGGGCTAAGAAAGTGAAGAATGCTGAAGAGTTCAAGAAGTACGACTTTGTATTGACAACATATTCTACGCTTGAGAGTGGATACAGGGGATGCATCGTGTCGTCCAAGACTGAACAAACATTAGAGGAAGATCAGATTGGTAAAGTGGTCAGAGAGAAGCCTATTTTTCACTCTATTAGGTGGAATCGGATCATTTTGGATGAG GCTCATAACATCAAAGAAAGACGTAGCAAAACTGCGAGAGCTGTTTTTGCTTTGGAGGCTAAGTACAGATGGGCTTTGAGCGGTACCCCTTTCCAGAATAATATTGGAGAGCTTTATTCTCTG GTTCGCTTTCTGCAAATTCGTCCATACTCGTATTACCTTTGCAAGGACTGTGACTGTGAACTTCTTGATTTCCC TACGAATTCAAGGTGTCAGTGCTCTGATAACGCATGGCGACATTTTTGTTGGTGGAACAAGAACTTTGTG AATATGATCAAGGGAAACGCGGAACGAATAAAGCGAGCCATGATATTTCTTAAGCACAAAATTCTGAAAGACATCCTCATAAGACGTACTAAATTGGGCCGGTCAGCTGATCTTGCCCTTCCTCCTAGAATC ATCACTCTAAGGCGGGATGCACTAGATATAAAAGAGTTTGATTACTATGAATCACTATACAAACAGAGTCAAGCGCAATTTAATAC GTATGTTGAGGCTGGGACATTGATGACTAACTATGCACATATATTTGATCTTCTTACCCGTCTTAGACAG GCTGTTGATCATCCATACCTTGTGGTGTATTCACAATCTAGTGGTGCCAATGCTAACTTGAATGATGAGAACAAAAAGGAGAGCGAATGCGGTCTCTGCCACGAACCGGCTGAGGACAGCGTT GTGACTTCTTGTGCGCATGTGTTCTGTAAAGCTTGTTTGATTGATTTCTCTGCATCCCTGGGAAAAGTCAGCTGCCCGACATGCTCGAAACTACTGACTATGGATTTGACTACCAACGCTGACACAGAGCAACAGGCGGAAAGCAAGACAACACTTAAAGGATTGAGAGCCTCAAGCATTATGAATCAGTTAAAGCTCGATGATTTCCAAACAAGTACAAAGATAGAGGCTTTG AGGGAAGAAATCAGGCTCATGGTTGAAAGAGATAGGTCTGCCAAAGCAATTGTTTTCAGCCAATTCACATCATTTTTGGAACTGATAGACTACACCCTCGGGAAG TGTGGGGTTAGTTGCGTTCAACTGGTGGGAACAATGTCCAAGGCAGCTAGAGATGTTGCCATCAATAAATTCAGAGAAGATCCAGATTGCAAAGTTTTCTTGATGAGTATGAAAGTTGGAGTGGTTGCTCTCAACCTAACAGTTGCCTCGCAT GTGTTCATTATGGAACCGTGGTGGAACCCAGCGGTTGAGAGGCAAGCACAAGACAGAATACATAGGATCGGACAGTACAAGCCAATCAG GGTTATGAAATTCATAATAGAGAACACAGTGGAGGAAAGGATTCTGAAGCTTCAAAAGAAGAAGGAACTTTTGTTTGAAAC GACCGTTGATGGTTCTCAGCGGGGCATAGGAAAGTGGACATCTGAAGATTATAAGTTTCTGTTTACCACCTAA
- the LOC106294910 gene encoding uncharacterized TPR repeat-containing protein At1g05150 yields the protein MATRGSRSEKVKRIFQQFDGNRDGGLNREEMAALVVAVNPRVKFSDEQINAILDEVFRTYAEFIDPAKGLTYDGLLRTYDDGAGDVDRDFDALGLELNPEETIIAKGGSEAASSSSIADERAVEAQKKQRTAAWAVSPNHGIVFDDTWKLVDDLEILIKRLKSKQEKVNNNSNNSNNNNADAFSDAGWSRELGPSTELSDKRIYWEESSHDYNVFVKELGVLRSKADGARSREEAFDGHMAIGRVLYEHQLFKEALVSFKRACELQPTDVRPHFKAGNCLYVLGKCKESKEEFLLALEAAESGGNQWAYLLPQIYVNLGISLEGEGMVLSACEYYREAAILCPTHYRALKLLGSALFGVGEYRAAVKALEEAIYLKPDYADAHCDLASSLHSMGEDERAIEVFQRAIDLKPGHVDALYNLGGLYMDLGRFQRASEMYTRVLAVWPNHWRAQLNKAVSLLGAGETEEAKRALKEALKLTNRVELHDAVSHLKHLQKKKKGKKNGNGNGGEGGPFIVVEASKFKTVGEKTTLRPDLATALQVRAFQKVTRLGKCDVEGLRKEMRDNDVPVSYSGSGGPTKSIRKPNLEEILRRLLISLKPETFQGAIKAINERILSVLDDSGSGRVDMGMFYAVIAPLCGGHSDKRKRVAFEALLWRPVNEGSSQITKTDADKYIKLLRAIYIPSHGMSEMLEVHGEEGGDSSVTVTFNQFLAMFDDPDWGFGIMSTILKLEGNDRNRHGNHVCSVCRYPVIGSRFKEVKARFSLCNQCYSEGKVPPSFKQEEYKFREYGSEAEAMKAKCVCFSGQSHKKPIAA from the coding sequence ATGGCGACGAGAGGATCCAGATCGGAGAAAGTCAAGCGCATCTTCCAGCAATTCGACGGCAACCGCGACGGAGGCCTCAACCGCGAGGAGATGGCGGCCCTCGTCGTGGCCGTGAACCCTAGGGTCAAATTCAGCGACGAGCAGATCAACGCCATCCTCGACGAGGTCTTCCGAACCTACGCCGAGTTCATCGATCCCGCCAAAGGCCTGACCTACGACGGCCTCCTCCGAACCTACGACGACGGCGCCGGAGACGTCGACAGAGACTTCGACGCGCTGGGGCTCGAGCTCAACCCCGAGGAGACTATCATCGCCAAAGGAGGCTCCGAGGCGGCTTCGTCGTCCTCGATTGCGGATGAGAGAGCCGTCGAGGCGCAGAAGAAACAGAGGACGGCGGCTTGGGCGGTTTCGCCTAATCACGGCATCGTGTTTGATGACACGTGGAAGTTGGTGGATGATTTGGAGATTTTAATTAAGAGATTAAAGTCTAAGCAGGAGAAAGTGAACAATAACAGTAATAACAGTAACAATAATAACGCTGACGCGTTTTCGGATGCGGGATGGTCTAGAGAGTTAGGTCCATCCACGGAGCTCTCTGATAAAAGAATCTACTGGGAAGAGTCGAGTCATGACTATAATGTCTTTGTGAAGGAGCTGGGAGTGTTGAGAAGCAAAGCAGACGGAGCTAGATCGAGAGAAGAAGCCTTCGACGGACACATGGCGATCGGTAGGGTCTTGTACGAGCACCAGCTCTTTAAAGAAGCGCTCGTCAGCTTCAAGAGAGCTTGCGAGCTCCAGCCTACTGATGTCAGACCTCATTTCAAAGCTGGGAACTGTCTCTACGTTTTAGGGAAGTGCAAAGAGTCTAAAGAGGAGTTTTTATTAGCGTTGGAAGCTGCTGAGTCCGGCGGGAACCAATGGGCTTACTTGCTTCCTCAGATTTACGTTAATCTTGGGATCTCTTTGGAAGGTGAAGGTATGGTTCTGAGCGCTTGTGAGTATTATAGAGAAGCTGCGATTCTCTGTCCGACTCATTATAGAGCGTTGAAGCTTCTAGGCAGCGCGTTGTTCGGTGTTGGTGAGTATAGAGCGGCGGTTAAGGCCTTGGAGGAAGCTATTTACTTGAAACCGGATTACGCCGATGCTCATTGCGATTTAGCTTCTTCGCTGCATTCGATGGGGGAAGATGAGAGAGCTATTGAGGTTTTTCAAAGAGCTATAGACTTGAAGCCTGGCCATGTTGATGCGTTGTATAACCTCGGCGGGCTTTACATGGATCTAGGTAGGTTTCAGAGAGCTTCCGAGATGTACACTAGGGTGTTAGCGGTTTGGCCCAACCATTGGCGCGCTCAGCTCAACAAGGCGGTGTCTTTGCTCGGCGCTGGAGAGACGGAGGAAGCTAAACGGGCCCTTAAGGAGGCCTTGAAGCTGACGAACCGTGTTGAGTTACATGATGCTGTATCTCATTTAAAGCATTTGCAGAAGAAGAAGAAAGGTAAGAAGAATGGTAACGGTAACGGAGGAGAAGGTGGTCCGTTTATCGTCGTGGAGGCTTCCAAGTTCAAGACCGTTGGTGAGAAGACGACTCTGAGGCCGGATTTAGCCACCGCTCTTCAGGTTAGAGCATTTCAGAAGGTGACTAGGCTCGGGAAATGCGACGTGGAGGGTTTGAGGAAGGAGATGAGAGACAACGACGTCCCTGTGTCGTACTCAGGAAGCGGCGGGCCGACTAAATCGATCCGGAAACCGAATCTTGAGGAGATTCTCCGGCGTCTGCTAATCTCCTTGAAGCCTGAGACGTTCCAAGGAGCTATTAAGGCTATCAACGAGAGGATCCTCTCGGTTCTTGATGATTCAGGGTCTGGAAGAGTAGATATGGGTATGTTCTACGCGGTTATTGCTCCTCTATGCGGTGGACATTCAGACAAACGGAAGAGAGTTGCGTTCGAGGCGCTTCTCTGGAGACCGGTGAACGAAGGAAGCTCTCAGATCACGAAAACTGACGCGGACAAGTACATCAAGCTGTTGAGAGCTATCTACATTCCGTCGCACGGTATGAGCGAGATGCTGGAAGTTCACGGGGAAGAAGGAGGTGATTCCTCCGTGACGGTAACGTTTAATCAGTTTCTAGCTATGTTTGATGATCCTGACTGGGGGTTTGGCATCATGTCTACGATACTTAAACTGGAGGGGAACGATAGGAACCGGCATGGGAACCATGTGTGTTCGGTTTGTCGGTATCCGGTTATTGGGTCTCGGTTTAAGGAAGTGAAGGCTCGGTTTAGTTTGTGTAACCAGTGTTACAGTGAAGGGAAGGTTCCGCCTTCGTTTAAACAGGAGGAGTACAAGTTCAGAGAGTATGGGAGTGAAGCTGAAGCTATGAAAGCTAAGTGTGTTTGTTTCTCGGGGCAGTCTCATAAGAAACCTATAGCCGCTTGA